A window of the Callospermophilus lateralis isolate mCalLat2 chromosome 7, mCalLat2.hap1, whole genome shotgun sequence genome harbors these coding sequences:
- the Tmem167b gene encoding protein kish-B, with protein MTNVYSLDGILVFGLLFVCTCAYFKKVPRLKTWLLSEKKGVWGVFYKAAVIGTRLHAAVAIACIVMAFYVLFVK; from the exons ATGACTAACG TGTACTCCTTGGATGGGATTCTGGTGTTTGGTTTGCTCTTTGTTTGCACCTGTGCCTACTTCAAGAAAGTACCTCGTCTCAAAACCTGGCTGCTATCAGAGAAGAAGGGAGTTTGGGGTGTGTTTTACAAAG CTGCTGTGATTGGAACCAGGCTGCATGCTGCTGTGGCAATCGCTTGCATCGTAATGGCCTTTTATGTCTTGTTTGTAAAATGA